Genomic DNA from Fimbriimonas ginsengisoli Gsoil 348:
CGTCTTCTCCTTCAAGAGATCGAAGACGGCTTGGTTGTAAAGCTGGGTGTAGTAGTTGTGCATCCGGACCGGGTCGGAGCCATCGTGGTACGCCACGTCGGTCGGGATCCGCTCGCCGAAGTCGGTCTTCAGCGCATCGACGCCGATGTCGATCACCTCGGCGAGCTTGCCTTGGAACCACTTCGTAGCGGCGGGGTTGGTGAAGTCGACGATTCCCATCCCCGGCTGCCACATGTCCCATTGCCACACGTCGCCATTCGGCCGTTTCATCAGAAAGCCGCCCTTTTTGCCTTCCTCGAACAGCTTGGAGGCCTGGGCAATGTACGGGTTGATCCAAGTGCAGATCTTGAGGCCGCGAGCCTTGAGCCGCCGGAGCATGCCGGCGGGGTCCGGGAACATCGCCGGGTCCCATTCGAGATCCGTCCAGTGAAATGCCTTCATCCAGAAGCAGTCGTAGTGGAAGACATGGAGTGGCAGGTCGCGATCCTCCATTCCTTGAATAAAGCTCGTGACGGTGGCTTCGTCGTAGTTCGTGGTGAACGATGTGGAGAGCCAGAGTCCGAACGACCACGCGGGCGGCAACGCGGGGCGGCCAGTGAGCGCCGTGTACTTGCGCAGCACCTCTTTCGGCGTGGGGCCATAGATGACAAAGTACTCGAGCACATCGCCCGGCACGCTGAAGCTGACGCGCGAAGTCCGCTCGGTGCCCACCTCGAACGAGACCGGCCCTGGATCGTTGACGAAGACTCCGTACCCTCCGCTGGTTAGATAGAACGGAATGTTCTTATAGGCCTGCTCGGAGTTTGTCCCGCCGTCCTGGTTCCAGATGTCGACCGTCTGCCCGTTCTTGACGAACGCGGTGAACCGCTCCCCAAGCCCGTAGACGTTCTCGCCGACGCCAAGCAGAAGCTGGTCCTGGATGTACTTCTTATCTTCGTCGACCGTCATCAAGGCCGTCGACCGCCCCGGGCTCCGCGTAATCACCTTCCCATCGGCCACAAACTCGATCGCCCACCCAGTTTTTGGTACACGAACCGAAAGAGGGCCCGAAGTAAGAATGACCGCATGAGCCCCCTCACCCTCCTCGGATGTATGTGCCGACGAGGGTGAGGGGGTTGGGGGTGAGGGAGTCCGGCCCTCGGCATCGGGAAACAGCTTGAAATGCGGCCCCCGATCGACTCCGCCCTCGAAGTGCGAAATCCGAACCCGGATCACTCCATCCATCGGGGCCGAGAGGCGAACTGTAAGAACCGGCCCACCGAGCGTATCCCCCCGATGCCGGATGTTCGAGGTCGGCGCCAATACCGTAACCTCCTCCGCCCCCGCGCGAACCTCATACGCCTCCGCGGCATAAGCAGCCCGCACCCCCTTCCGCATCATCCAGTTCCCATCGGTGAACTTCATCGCTGCGGGCTTTTATACCGGTATCGCGAATGAATCAACTTGAATCAACCAACGGACGCTGAGGTGGCGTAGGCCTCGGCCTCAATTTGAGTTGAGATTTGCCCCGGTCCCGCGGCTTGGGCGAGCGCAACATCTAATCGGGAGCGCGAGTTATTCGGTTATGCTCGAATAGGGAAGGACGTGAAGGGGCATTTTGAGGATAAGGGGTTGGTGGGCGTTTATGATGCGGTGGGCGGCATCGAGGCGTTCAGGCGGATCTCTAAGCGGTTCCATCACAAGGTCGAATCCGACTCGAAGCTGATGGAGCTTTTCCCTAAGAACATGGTCGCCTTGGAAGAGCGGTTGGCGCTTTTCTTGACCGAACGGACCGGTGGGGAAGCGGTTTATACGGGCGCACGGGGCAAGACCAGCATGATTTGCCGGCATGCCCACCTTGCCATCGGATCGGAGGAGGCAACTCGGTGGTTGGCGCACATGAAGGCCGCACTTGAAGAGGAAGGGGTCAGCGACGCAATTTCGACCCAACTGCTGTCGAACCTGACCGAGCTCGCCGCAACGTTGGCCGATCCGCTGGTTCATTTATACGGCCTCCCCATCGCCGCCTTGCGCGAGAAACTAGAGGAAGATCCATCGCTAGCAAAGTTGAATGACCATGGCCGGAATCTGATCTGCGCGGCCGCGATCTCCTGGGATGTTCCCCGCCTTCGCTTGCTGCTGGAGTTCGGCGCCGAAATAGAAACGAGTGATACGGGCGGACACAATCCCCTCTATCGAGTTGCCAACGGTAGCGGCAACGAGGCGGACGGGCGGGCGGCGCTGGAGTTGTTGATTGCTCACGGTGCGAACGTGAATCAGGTCACCGGCGTAGGCGGCATGACTCCGCTCCACATGTCGGCCCGGCGAGGAACCGTGGCCATCGCGGAGGCCCTGTTGGAAGCGGGAGCAAATATCGAAGCCCGAGACTCGAACGGAGAGACTCCGCTGCGCCGGGCCGTGAATTGCGGAAAAGAGGACGTGGTCCGGCTTCTCGTCGCCCATGGCGCGGATCCTCTAAGCCGAGACCGCTTCGGCCGCACCGTAGTCGAGGCCGCCCGCTCCGAACGCCTTCGGAACCTTCTCCAAGGTTGAGGCTGAGATCTTGAGTGCAAAGGACTCACTAGTCCTTGACTTCCTCTTGCCGACGTCTGCGTCCGATACAATGAGGCAGACATGTCAACGACGTGGCGGATCCGGCAGTTTGGGTCCGTCGCGATCGAAGGACCGGCGTTCGACGCGGGGAGGAGCACCCTCTTTAGCACGCAACGCTCAGCGAAAATCCTCTCCCTTCTCGCCCTAGTGCGCAACGGCCAAATGCGTCGCGAGGATCTTGCCGACGCCCTGTGGCCAGATGACTTTTACGATGCGACTCGATTGCGGCTTCGAAAGGAACTTTCGCGGCTACGGCAAGCCTTAGGGCCAGCGGCAGACGCCCTCGAGGGCGATTCGGACACGATCGGCCTCAAACTCTCTGCGTTTACGACCGACCTCCAACTTCTTCGTCGGAGCCTCGAACTAACTCAAGGCGACTCTTCGAGAGAGGTTCGCCTGCGTGAAGCGGCCGAGGCGGCCGATGGCCCATTCCTTCCGGGTTGGGAAGACCCCTGGGTGGTTGCGGAGCGCCACGCCGCCGAGGGTCTGAAATGCCAAGTATTGGTGGCGCTCGCACAAATTCTCCTCGATAAAGGCAGTCCGGAGGAGGCGTTGTCGACGATCGGCTTCGTGATCGAGAACGATCCGGGCCAGGAGGCAGCGCGGCTCGTCGCGGTTCGAGCCCATGCCGCACTTGGCACTCCGGCCAGCGCGGTGACGGAGTTCCAAAGCATGAAGCGGGCCATGCGCAAACAGAACGTTGGCTCGCCTTCGGTAGAGGCGGAGGCGCTGTTCACGCAGGTTCAGGAAGGAAGTTTGAAGCCGTTCGAAACGCCGCGGCTACCCACCCTGACTGCCCCCCTCGATCGCTTTTTCGGTCGGCTCGACGAAATGGTGACGATTGCAAAGCACCTCGCTCCAGATGGGGACGGGCGGCTCATGAGCCTTGTTGGTCCTGGAGGGATGGGGAAGACACGGCTTTCCCGCGAAGCGGCCTTAGGCCTGAGCGGCGCGTATCGAGGCAACGTCGCCTTCGTCTCCCTCGCGGGTTCGCCATCGCCAGAGTCCGCGGCCGCGACGCTGCTGGCTCAATTGGGTTGGCAGGGGGCCGCGACCGCGGAGCCGGCCGCGGTCGTCGCCGCGTCGCTACCTCCAGGCCCTTGTCTCCTCGTGATGGACAACCTGGAGCACCTGATGCCCCAATCCGCTGAATTAGTGCGGCAACTCTTGGAAGCGTGCCCTTCGCTTAGAATCCTTGCCACGTCGCGGCAGTCGCTTCGCATCGCGGGCGAGCGAATCCTTGCCCTCGGGCCCCTGGGCGAAGAAGCCGGCGCCATGCTCGCGGACCTTGCTCGCTGGGAGCGTCCGGAACTTCAAAACGACCCCGACCTTGCCGAGCTCGCGCGTAGGCTGGACGGCATCCCGCTCGCTCTCCGCTTGGCGGCTCCCCGGTTGCGCCTGCTCGGGCCAAGAGCATTGCTCGAGCGCCTTGGAGATCGATTCAGGCTGCTGCAAGGCGGAGCCAACGACCTGCCAGAGCGTCATCGATCGCTTCGGGCCGCCTTCGATGGCAGCTTCGAGGCATTGGGGGACCGTGAGCGAAGGGCTCTGATTCAGATGTCCCCCTTCCGAGGCGGCTGGACCTTAAGCCAAGTCGAGCGCGTTTTGCCTCGGGACGACGCGCTGGAGGCGATGGAAGCGCTGGTAGATGCCTCGTTCGTGTCGGTCGACGATCGCGGATCGACCATGCGATTCACGATGTTAGAAACTGTGCGCGAATACGTAACGTCGCGCGAGGAGACCGGCGAAGCCCGGATCGCCTTTGTCCGAGCGATGGCGTCCGAAATCAGCGAGCTTTTGCCCGACACGCTAACTCCCCGCCGACTATCGTTGCTCGAAACTCTGGATGCCGAGTCCGACAATCTGCACCTTGCCGTCGAACTCGGGATTCAGAACGATCCGGATTCGGTGCAGAAGATTCTCTCGCGGCTATGGATCTACGACACCACCCGGGGTCGACACGCCGAGCTAGAGCGCCTCTATCGAGACTTCGACCTCGTGTGTCCCTTAACGGAACTTGATGCGGCGGCGGAATTTGGCAAGGGGATGGCTCTGGCGGGGCTCAACCGGATGCGGCAGGCGACGGAGTCGTTCGCAAAGGCCGCCAAAGACTACCAATTGAGTGGAGACTTTGCCAACGCGGCGCTCGTTGAAGCGATGCGCCTGGTCACGGCTCGCCACGTCCTGCGGACCCCCTTCGACGATGTGCTTGTCCAACTCCAGCCTCTGGCGGCGCAAGCGGGTGAGGTTCCCGCGGTCGCCGGCCGATTTGCCATGCTCGAGGGGGATCTGCTGTTTTTCGGCGGACGGCTTCAGGAGGCGGCGTCCCGAATTGACGAGGCGATCGCCATCGCCGAGGCGTTGGGGGACGAAGTGGGCTTGGTGGCCGCCGTCCACTATCGAGGCTTCGTCTCAATTGAGCTGGGCGAGCACGCCGCCACCAAGCGTTCGCTGGTACGTATTGCGCCAACCGTCGATCGTCTCAGCGACCCACGTCGGAGGGGAGTTCAGCAGGAGCTTTTAGGTAAGGCAGCGATAGGATTGGGCTTCCTCCCCGAAGCGCTCGCGAATTTCCAGCAGGCCCGTGCCGAGTGGTCGCGACTTAGGAACGCCTACCAATTGGCGGACCAAGACAACTCCATTGCGCGGACGCTGCTCGCTCTCGGCCGGGCTGACGAGGCAAAGGCGGCCGCCCACGAGGCATTCCGGGCATGGAGCTCGTACGACGATTTCCGCGGCATATCGACCTCCCTCCACACCCTGGCAGCCATTCGACTCGAACAGAGGGATCTCATCGGCGCCGGCAAGGCTCTATCCTCTGCCCGAGGGCTGGCCAAGGAGCAAGGAATCGAATTTTCCCACCTCGAATCCGCTTATCTCGACGGTCTCACCCGGCGCGTCGACTCCACTCCTGGCACGACCGACGATCTAGGAGCGCTCTTCGATAGCTAGCGGTTTAGCCGGGACTTTCGGCGCGCCCGCGGGGCTCTTGTGACGGATCGAGGCTGATTCGGTGACAAACCGATCCCGCCGCTGTGACAACCACTTGCGCCTCTGAGAAGGCCGGTGGGCCGTGCAAACATCCTCTTACTCCGGACCGATTGGGTCCACGGAAAGAGAGATTCCTTATGAACGTTTGCACTGTCGCCCGCCTTGCTTTGACCGGATTCACCGCCCTTGGCGCCCTCGGATTCGCCACCGCCCAAGCTCCTCACATGGCTCTGATTTCAGATGCGGGGGGCTCGTACAACGGGAGCGTGATTCACAAGATCAACGCCGAAACCGGGCAATACCTCGGCTCGTTCGGCGCCGGCATCCTGAAACATGCGGGGCCCCTCGCGATCCAACGCGCCGGCACCACGGTTGTGGTGGCAGACGACGATGGGCTCAAGCGATTCAGTGTCGTCAGCGGAAAATACCTTGGGCTTCTTGTACCCAAAGACAAGATCTATCCGGGAAAGGCGGCCGCAATCGGTTACGACTTCGGGGGCGGAGTCAACTTTGTCGAACAAACGGCGGCGGCTGCTTACCGAGTTCGTCGATATACCGACTTTTACGCGGACGGCCGACTCTTCTTTTTCTCGGAAATCTATCACAAAGGAACCTTTGCGAGCACCGTCTCCGTGGGACCGCGCCTGTCGTACCTCATCGAGGTTCTCCATGGCGATCTCGCCTCTACGATCGGCGATCTTTACAACATGGCTCCGACGCTCAACCAGCTCAAGATCCCGCCGATCTACTACGCCACAACCCCGCAAGCTT
This window encodes:
- a CDS encoding BTAD domain-containing putative transcriptional regulator — encoded protein: MSTTWRIRQFGSVAIEGPAFDAGRSTLFSTQRSAKILSLLALVRNGQMRREDLADALWPDDFYDATRLRLRKELSRLRQALGPAADALEGDSDTIGLKLSAFTTDLQLLRRSLELTQGDSSREVRLREAAEAADGPFLPGWEDPWVVAERHAAEGLKCQVLVALAQILLDKGSPEEALSTIGFVIENDPGQEAARLVAVRAHAALGTPASAVTEFQSMKRAMRKQNVGSPSVEAEALFTQVQEGSLKPFETPRLPTLTAPLDRFFGRLDEMVTIAKHLAPDGDGRLMSLVGPGGMGKTRLSREAALGLSGAYRGNVAFVSLAGSPSPESAAATLLAQLGWQGAATAEPAAVVAASLPPGPCLLVMDNLEHLMPQSAELVRQLLEACPSLRILATSRQSLRIAGERILALGPLGEEAGAMLADLARWERPELQNDPDLAELARRLDGIPLALRLAAPRLRLLGPRALLERLGDRFRLLQGGANDLPERHRSLRAAFDGSFEALGDRERRALIQMSPFRGGWTLSQVERVLPRDDALEAMEALVDASFVSVDDRGSTMRFTMLETVREYVTSREETGEARIAFVRAMASEISELLPDTLTPRRLSLLETLDAESDNLHLAVELGIQNDPDSVQKILSRLWIYDTTRGRHAELERLYRDFDLVCPLTELDAAAEFGKGMALAGLNRMRQATESFAKAAKDYQLSGDFANAALVEAMRLVTARHVLRTPFDDVLVQLQPLAAQAGEVPAVAGRFAMLEGDLLFFGGRLQEAASRIDEAIAIAEALGDEVGLVAAVHYRGFVSIELGEHAATKRSLVRIAPTVDRLSDPRRRGVQQELLGKAAIGLGFLPEALANFQQARAEWSRLRNAYQLADQDNSIARTLLALGRADEAKAAAHEAFRAWSSYDDFRGISTSLHTLAAIRLEQRDLIGAGKALSSARGLAKEQGIEFSHLESAYLDGLTRRVDSTPGTTDDLGALFDS
- the yicI gene encoding alpha-xylosidase, producing the protein MKFTDGNWMMRKGVRAAYAAEAYEVRAGAEEVTVLAPTSNIRHRGDTLGGPVLTVRLSAPMDGVIRVRISHFEGGVDRGPHFKLFPDAEGRTPSPPTPSPSSAHTSEEGEGAHAVILTSGPLSVRVPKTGWAIEFVADGKVITRSPGRSTALMTVDEDKKYIQDQLLLGVGENVYGLGERFTAFVKNGQTVDIWNQDGGTNSEQAYKNIPFYLTSGGYGVFVNDPGPVSFEVGTERTSRVSFSVPGDVLEYFVIYGPTPKEVLRKYTALTGRPALPPAWSFGLWLSTSFTTNYDEATVTSFIQGMEDRDLPLHVFHYDCFWMKAFHWTDLEWDPAMFPDPAGMLRRLKARGLKICTWINPYIAQASKLFEEGKKGGFLMKRPNGDVWQWDMWQPGMGIVDFTNPAATKWFQGKLAEVIDIGVDALKTDFGERIPTDVAYHDGSDPVRMHNYYTQLYNQAVFDLLKEKTGEGVLFARSATVGGQCFPVHWGGDCWSDFEAMAESLRGGLSLCLSGFGFWSHDIGGFEGLPPEALYKRWVAFGLLSSHSRLHGSGSFRVPWQYSDEACDTLRFFTKLKCRLMPYLFGAAVEAHEQGMPVMRAMLLEFPADPAAHTLDRQYMLGESLLVAPVFSDHEVEYYVPAGRWTSFLSGEEIVGPKWVRETHGFLSVPLLVRPNSIISVGAVDQRPDYDFADGVTFEVFALDDGVTATAVVPTMSGGIAGTVSVTRTGERYEAKVDGDVKNWSVVLVGLGEAGTRGLALRPEGGASSASN
- a CDS encoding ankyrin repeat domain-containing protein; this translates as MKGHFEDKGLVGVYDAVGGIEAFRRISKRFHHKVESDSKLMELFPKNMVALEERLALFLTERTGGEAVYTGARGKTSMICRHAHLAIGSEEATRWLAHMKAALEEEGVSDAISTQLLSNLTELAATLADPLVHLYGLPIAALREKLEEDPSLAKLNDHGRNLICAAAISWDVPRLRLLLEFGAEIETSDTGGHNPLYRVANGSGNEADGRAALELLIAHGANVNQVTGVGGMTPLHMSARRGTVAIAEALLEAGANIEARDSNGETPLRRAVNCGKEDVVRLLVAHGADPLSRDRFGRTVVEAARSERLRNLLQG